Proteins encoded by one window of Glycine soja cultivar W05 chromosome 15, ASM419377v2, whole genome shotgun sequence:
- the LOC114387619 gene encoding pollen-specific leucine-rich repeat extensin-like protein 1, whose protein sequence is MAEKVTIMKLKVDLECEKCYKKVKKLLGKYPQIRDQKFDEKENIVFITVVCCSPEKIRDKLCYKGGGSIKSIEILELPKPKAEKPKADPPKAEKPKAEPEKKKDGGGEKPKAEPEKKKDGGGEKPKAEPEKKKDGGEKPKGDAPKKEAEKPKPGPEKPKDKPAPAPLPVQPHMAAPMAVPVGMLYAPPPCYEGRPVGPGYEYGGPMFCYDGYYARPVYDSYGGGRPCYVNRGDQYFSEENPQGCIIM, encoded by the exons ATGGCTGAAAAG GTGACCATCATGAAACTCAAGGTTGACCTTGAGTGTGAGAAATGCTACAAGAAGGTTAAGAAACTTCTCGGCAAGTACCCTC AAATTCGGGACCAGAAGTTCGATGAGAAGGAAAACATTGTGTTCATCACAGTGGTGTGTTGTAGCCCCGAGAAGATAAGAGACAAGCTTTGCTACAAAGGTGGAGGCTCTATCAAGAGCATTGAGATACTGGAACTGCCCAAGCCCAAGGCCGAGAAGCCTAAAGCAGACCCTCCCAAAGCTGAGAAGCCCAAGGCCGAGCCCGAGAAAAAGAAGGACGGTGGCGGCGAGAAGCCCAAGGCCGAGCCCGAGAAAAAGAAGGACGGTGGCGGCGAGAAACCCAAGGCCGAGCCcgagaaaaagaaggatggtGGGGAGAAGCCCAAAGGGGATGCTCCGAAAAAGGAAGCCGAGAAGCCCAAGCCCGGGCCCGAGAAGCCCAAGGACAAGCCCGCGCCAGCTCCCTTACCCGTGCAGCCACATATGGCTGCACCTATGGCGGTTCCAGTTGGGATGCTCTATGCTCCTCCTCCGTGCTACGAAGGCAGGCCCGTTGGGCCTGGGTACGAATACGGTGGGCCCATGTTCTGTTACGACGGGTACTATGCAAGGCCCGTATATGATAGTTACGGTGGAGGCAGACCCTGTTATGTGAACCGTGGTGATCAATATTTCAGCGAAGAGAATCCACAAGGCTGCATAATTATGTGA